In the genome of Poecilia reticulata strain Guanapo linkage group LG16, Guppy_female_1.0+MT, whole genome shotgun sequence, one region contains:
- the LOC103477737 gene encoding uncharacterized protein LOC103477737 isoform X1, which yields MSSTRKNELCRICGGSLQGNQRRWLFAAQNRRNDHPGTPTGSARGGSLTRSTQSSPWGSTLSLGSSGSLSRSLVSLSSPSKSVDILTVLTHILGQSVPRNGRTGEFVCGKCVSALERVFKFDTVIARVRVLSSERLQKLTQERDRIRQWVRQNYRQRHPQELRSRSSASEEDGEAEREGYRDMLKDNMALSEYECWSEKWDTCPYFIRTGKRCRKGKGCEGCDSLRVSDSDYESVCGIPRHMPSSPLELTRDKSRSMPLHWHGVPRSSPPSLTGSSLSLRAPSRTESVHSLDTLDGNDPFCSPGNQAVSFVLTELRSIEGKPLGSPSGSKIPVLGRKGGKNPGPASPRVSRVLTFGDLENGGGQVEEEDGDVLTELKDEYMPLQRENSTGRLQSAVRHLRAQLDQAGTRIRTLEADLRRAGPDQVNGSEDLGSLTPEEGGGASALHGLGHALHSRERLIQECLVLIRGLCVENGTGAELGTRLTEKLLETLKELLSDNKVALETLRSEATEAERSLAAEVEALRRAGRDREADLDTLRTVLQSSQDVVNELRASLEDRERRLDEAETQRELWRRRDAAVAAVLKDKDALILNLQQRLDHPQATGSEEQAAARLKTAEENGATLCEEVTRLSAAVQASQELLQAQQQSHAQTVSSLTARLRDAQQQLRQAEEQQKKTDRERRTSREDGERRERLLRESLQKRDRLIEQILVDAEERERLLQDLQQNLQNKREPVTAVKHTL from the exons ATGTCCAGCACAAGGAAGAACGAGCTTTGCCGAATATGCGGCGGTAGTCTCCAGGGAAACCAACGCCGATGGCTGTTTGCGGCCCAGAACAGGAGGAACGATCATCCCGGGACCCCAACCGGGTCAGCGAGAGGCGGGAGCCTGACCCGGTCCACTCAGAGCAGTCCCTGGG GCAGCACGTTGTCTCTGGGCTCCTCCGGGTCTCTGTCCCGGTCCCTGGTGTCCCTGAGCTCCCCGTCCAAGTCTGTGGACATTCTGACTGTTCTGACCCACATTCTGGGACAGTCGGTACCGAGGAACGGCAGAACCGGAGAGTTTGTGTGCGGCAAATGTGTTTCCGCTTTGGAGCGAGTGTTCAAGTTTGACACAGTGATCGCCCGGGTCCGGGTTCTTTCGTCTGAGCGGCTTCAGAAGCTGACCCAGGAGCGGGACAGGATCAGGCAGTGGGTCCGGCAGAACTACCGGCAGAGACACCCGCAGGAGCTCCGGAGCCGGAGCAGCGCCAGCGAGGAGGACGGTGAGGCCGAGAGGGAGGGCTACCGGGACATGCTGAAGGACAACATGGCTCTGTCGGAGTACGAGTGCTGGTCCGAGAAGTGGGACACGTGTCCGTACTTCATCAGAACCGGTAAGCGGTGCCGGAAGGGCAAAGGCTGCGAAGGCTGCGACTCTTTACGGGTTTCTGATTCAGACTATGAGTCGGTCTGTGGGATTCCTCGCCACATGCCCTCCTCCCCGTTGGAGCTGACCCGGGACAAGTCCCGGAGCATGCCGCTCCACTGGCACGGCGTTCCCAGGTCCAGCCCGCCGTCCCTGACCGGGTCCAGCCTCTCGCTCCGGGCTCCTTCTCGCACAGAGTCCGTCCATTCGCTGGACACTCTGGATGGCAACGACCCGTTCTGTTCCCCGGGCAACCAGGCGGTTAGCTTTGTGCTAACGGAGCTGAGGAGCATCGAAGGGAAGCCGCTCGGCTCGCCGTCGGGAAGTAAGATCCCAGTGCTGGGCCGGAAGGGCGGGAAAAACCCCGGGCCGGCGTCACCCAGGGTCAGCCGGGTTCTGACCTTTGGGGATCTGGAGAACGGAGGAGgtcaggtggaggaggaggacggagaCGTGCTGACAGAGCTGAAGGACGAGTACATGCCGCTGCAGCGAGAG AACAGCACTGGCCGACTTCAGAGTGCGGTCAGGCACCTCCGAGCCCAACTGGACCAGGCCGGGACCCGGATCAGAACCCTGGAGGCCGATCTGAGACGGGCCGGACCGGATCAGGTCAACGGATCGGAGGACCTGGGCTCG CTGACCCCGGAGGAGGGCGGCGGCGCCTCGGCGCTGCACGGCCTCGGTCACGCCCTGCACAGCCGGGAGCGACTGATCCAG gagtgtttggttctgatccgagGTCTGTGTGTGGAGAACGGAACCGGAGCAGAACTGGGAACCCGGCTGACTGAGAAGCTGCTGGAGACGCTGAAGGAACTGCTGTCTGATAACAAG GTTGCCCTGGAGACTCTGAGGTCTGAAGCCACTGAGGCGGAGAGGAGCCTGGCGGCGGAGGTGGAGGCGCTGAGACGAGCCGGACGGGACCGTGAGGCGGACCTGGACACGCTGAGGACGGTTCTGCAGAGCAGCCAGGACGTGGTCAAC GAGCTCCGGGCGTCTCTGGAGGACAGGGAGCGCCGGCTGGACGAGGCGGAGACGCAGCGGGAGCTGTGGAGACGGAGGGACGCCGCCGTCGCCGCCGTCCTGAAGGACAAGGACGCTCTGATCCTGAACCTCCAGCAGCGCCTGGACCACCCG caGGCGACAGGAAGTGAAGAGCAGGCGGCAGCTCGGCTGAAAACTGCAGAGGAAAACGGCGCCACCTTGTGTGAAGAGGTCACCAGACTGAGTGCAGCTGTGCAGGCGTCGCAGGAACTGCTGCAG GCTCAGCAGCAGAGCCACGCCCAGACGGTCAGCTCGCTGACGGCCCGGCTCCGGGAcgcccagcagcagctgaggcaGGCRgaggagcagcagaagaagacgGACAGAGAGCGGCGGACGAGCAGAGAGGACGGCGAGCGGCGGGAGCGCCTGCTGAGGGAGAGTCTGCAGAAGAGAGACCGGCTCATCGAG CAAATCCTGGTGGATGCAGAGGAGCGAGAGCGCCTCCTGCAGGatctgcagcagaacctgcagaacaAGCGGGAGCCGGTGACGGCCGTCAAGCACACGCTGTGA
- the LOC103477737 gene encoding uncharacterized protein LOC103477737 isoform X2: MSSTRKNELCRICGGSLQGNQRRWLFAAQNRRNDHPGTPTGSARGGSLTRSTQSSPWGSTLSLGSSGSLSRSLVSLSSPSKSVDILTVLTHILGQSVPRNGRTGEFVCGKCVSALERVFKFDTVIARVRVLSSERLQKLTQERDRIRQWVRQNYRQRHPQELRSRSSASEEDGEAEREGYRDMLKDNMALSEYECWSEKWDTCPYFIRTGKRCRKGKGCEGCDSLRVSDSDYESVCGIPRHMPSSPLELTRDKSRSMPLHWHGVPRSSPPSLTGSSLSLRAPSRTESVHSLDTLDGNDPFCSPGNQAVSFVLTELRSIEGKPLGSPSGSKIPVLGRKGGKNPGPASPRVSRVLTFGDLENGGGQVEEEDGDVLTELKDEYMPLQRENSTGRLQSAVRHLRAQLDQAGTRIRTLEADLRRAGPDQVNGSEDLGSLTPEEGGGASALHGLGHALHSRERLIQECLVLIRGLCVENGTGAELGTRLTEKLLETLKELLSDNKVALETLRSEATEAERSLAAEVEALRRAGRDREADLDTLRTVLQSSQDVVNELRASLEDRERRLDEAETQRELWRRRDAAVAAVLKDKDALILNLQQRLDHPATGSEEQAAARLKTAEENGATLCEEVTRLSAAVQASQELLQAQQQSHAQTVSSLTARLRDAQQQLRQAEEQQKKTDRERRTSREDGERRERLLRESLQKRDRLIEQILVDAEERERLLQDLQQNLQNKREPVTAVKHTL; encoded by the exons ATGTCCAGCACAAGGAAGAACGAGCTTTGCCGAATATGCGGCGGTAGTCTCCAGGGAAACCAACGCCGATGGCTGTTTGCGGCCCAGAACAGGAGGAACGATCATCCCGGGACCCCAACCGGGTCAGCGAGAGGCGGGAGCCTGACCCGGTCCACTCAGAGCAGTCCCTGGG GCAGCACGTTGTCTCTGGGCTCCTCCGGGTCTCTGTCCCGGTCCCTGGTGTCCCTGAGCTCCCCGTCCAAGTCTGTGGACATTCTGACTGTTCTGACCCACATTCTGGGACAGTCGGTACCGAGGAACGGCAGAACCGGAGAGTTTGTGTGCGGCAAATGTGTTTCCGCTTTGGAGCGAGTGTTCAAGTTTGACACAGTGATCGCCCGGGTCCGGGTTCTTTCGTCTGAGCGGCTTCAGAAGCTGACCCAGGAGCGGGACAGGATCAGGCAGTGGGTCCGGCAGAACTACCGGCAGAGACACCCGCAGGAGCTCCGGAGCCGGAGCAGCGCCAGCGAGGAGGACGGTGAGGCCGAGAGGGAGGGCTACCGGGACATGCTGAAGGACAACATGGCTCTGTCGGAGTACGAGTGCTGGTCCGAGAAGTGGGACACGTGTCCGTACTTCATCAGAACCGGTAAGCGGTGCCGGAAGGGCAAAGGCTGCGAAGGCTGCGACTCTTTACGGGTTTCTGATTCAGACTATGAGTCGGTCTGTGGGATTCCTCGCCACATGCCCTCCTCCCCGTTGGAGCTGACCCGGGACAAGTCCCGGAGCATGCCGCTCCACTGGCACGGCGTTCCCAGGTCCAGCCCGCCGTCCCTGACCGGGTCCAGCCTCTCGCTCCGGGCTCCTTCTCGCACAGAGTCCGTCCATTCGCTGGACACTCTGGATGGCAACGACCCGTTCTGTTCCCCGGGCAACCAGGCGGTTAGCTTTGTGCTAACGGAGCTGAGGAGCATCGAAGGGAAGCCGCTCGGCTCGCCGTCGGGAAGTAAGATCCCAGTGCTGGGCCGGAAGGGCGGGAAAAACCCCGGGCCGGCGTCACCCAGGGTCAGCCGGGTTCTGACCTTTGGGGATCTGGAGAACGGAGGAGgtcaggtggaggaggaggacggagaCGTGCTGACAGAGCTGAAGGACGAGTACATGCCGCTGCAGCGAGAG AACAGCACTGGCCGACTTCAGAGTGCGGTCAGGCACCTCCGAGCCCAACTGGACCAGGCCGGGACCCGGATCAGAACCCTGGAGGCCGATCTGAGACGGGCCGGACCGGATCAGGTCAACGGATCGGAGGACCTGGGCTCG CTGACCCCGGAGGAGGGCGGCGGCGCCTCGGCGCTGCACGGCCTCGGTCACGCCCTGCACAGCCGGGAGCGACTGATCCAG gagtgtttggttctgatccgagGTCTGTGTGTGGAGAACGGAACCGGAGCAGAACTGGGAACCCGGCTGACTGAGAAGCTGCTGGAGACGCTGAAGGAACTGCTGTCTGATAACAAG GTTGCCCTGGAGACTCTGAGGTCTGAAGCCACTGAGGCGGAGAGGAGCCTGGCGGCGGAGGTGGAGGCGCTGAGACGAGCCGGACGGGACCGTGAGGCGGACCTGGACACGCTGAGGACGGTTCTGCAGAGCAGCCAGGACGTGGTCAAC GAGCTCCGGGCGTCTCTGGAGGACAGGGAGCGCCGGCTGGACGAGGCGGAGACGCAGCGGGAGCTGTGGAGACGGAGGGACGCCGCCGTCGCCGCCGTCCTGAAGGACAAGGACGCTCTGATCCTGAACCTCCAGCAGCGCCTGGACCACCCG GCGACAGGAAGTGAAGAGCAGGCGGCAGCTCGGCTGAAAACTGCAGAGGAAAACGGCGCCACCTTGTGTGAAGAGGTCACCAGACTGAGTGCAGCTGTGCAGGCGTCGCAGGAACTGCTGCAG GCTCAGCAGCAGAGCCACGCCCAGACGGTCAGCTCGCTGACGGCCCGGCTCCGGGAcgcccagcagcagctgaggcaGGCRgaggagcagcagaagaagacgGACAGAGAGCGGCGGACGAGCAGAGAGGACGGCGAGCGGCGGGAGCGCCTGCTGAGGGAGAGTCTGCAGAAGAGAGACCGGCTCATCGAG CAAATCCTGGTGGATGCAGAGGAGCGAGAGCGCCTCCTGCAGGatctgcagcagaacctgcagaacaAGCGGGAGCCGGTGACGGCCGTCAAGCACACGCTGTGA
- the LOC103477738 gene encoding lysosomal thioesterase PPT2-A-like: MRAPRAGWGPPAVLLLLLLLLASGSAHGYKPVIIVHGILDGPEQFKNLSGFINEVHPGTEVQIISLFNDCESMKPLLIQVPEFRKAIEKIMNARPEGVHVLCFSQGGLVCRAVLSTTPNHNVHTFISLSSPLAGQYGDTDYLKWLPGCVKKTAFLFCYNKVGQHFSFCDYWNDPHHRARYLKGNTFLPPINGEIPHQHLKDWRENFLRIKKMVLIGGPDDGVITPWQSSHFGFYDSNEDVVEMRNQAFYKNDTFGLKTLDARGDVSVCVQSGVKHTHWHSNFTVFKTCIEKWLI, encoded by the exons ATGAGGGCTCCGCGGGCCGGCTGGGGGCCCCCggcggtgctgctgctgctgctgctgctgctggcttcAGGCTCCGCGCATGGATACAAACCTGTGATCATCGTCCACGGCATCCTGGACGGACCCGAACAGTTTAAAAATCTCTCAGGCTTCATTAATGAG GTGCATCCAGGTACGGAGGTGCAGATAATCAGTCTGTTCAACGACTGTGAGAGCATGAAGCCGTTGTTGATTCAAGTCCCAGAGTTCAGGAAGGCCATTGAGAAAATCATGAACGCGCGTCCTGAGGGAGTCCATGTGCTGTGCTTCTCCCAAG GTGGTTTAGTCTGCCGAGCAGTTCTGTCTACGACTCCAAATCACAACGTTCACACCTTCATCTCCCTGTCGTCGCCCCTGGCTGGACAGTACGGAG ACACAGATTACCTGAAATGGTTACCTGGCTGTGTAAAGAAGACCGCTTTTCTTTTCTGCTACAACAAAGTGGGGCAGCACTTTTCGTTTTGTGACTACTGGAACG ACCCTCACCACAGAGCCCGCTACCTGAAGGGCAACACCTTTCTGCCTCCGATTAACGGTGAAATACCTCACCAGCACCTGAAAG ATTGGAGAGAAAACTTCCTGCGTATCAAGAAGATGGTGCTGATTGGAGGACCAGATGACGGCGTCATCACTCCATGGCAATCCAG CCACTTCGGTTTCTACGACTCTAACGAAGACGTTGTGGAGATGAGGAACCAGGCG ttttataaaaacgACACGTTTGGTCTGAAGACGCTGGACGCCCGCGGCGACGTGTCGGTGTGTGTTCAGTCCGgagtcaaacacacacactggcacAGCAACTTCACCGTGTTCAAAACCTGCATAGAGAAATGGCTCATATGA
- the dhx16 gene encoding pre-mRNA-splicing factor ATP-dependent RNA helicase DHX16 yields MAQLEQWVNDRLHDILGLSDRYVSQFMIGIARKASSPEDLVSRLEQTGTIDIDQSVSAFAKELFEKIPRQQVVEKPSKALERQAIEMDRKNRTYTLLEDSDSGEEAAADKQRGKKKKDKDRGSKRKNIRQKKASESSSDDETQKRGGSVLEDHRSVKKEEEEEEWEKEERERLLDIEERDAFAQRVRQKDKEKTRNIAERTDKKAYEEAQKRLKMAEDDQRNMLPELRKRSRWEYLKKREEEKLEDLEAEIVDEEYLFSKEELTERERRELEYKRTLRDLAKDYKQAGAKEQEERKNRYYMPEERRSKDVPQRDLELDEAPMELGGEQGRWEEERLKTASLSFGARKERELGLKQEQDRYQLVLEEEEMIDFVSTAITMKGTRSDKDEAEPALSQAELKKRSMQEVRRSLPIFPYREDLLAAITEHQILVIEGETGSGKTTQIPQYLLEDGYTKGGMKIGCTQPRRVAAMSVASRVAEEMSVKLGNEVGYSIRFEDCTSERTVLKYMTDGMLLREFLTEPDLASYSVIIIDEAHERTLHTDILFGLIKDIARFRPDLKVLVASATLDTERFSCFFDEAPVFRIPGRRFPVDIFYTKAPEADYLDACVVSVLQIHVTQPPGDILVFLTGQEEIEACCEMLQERCRRLGSKIAELVVLPIYANLPSDMQAKIFSPTPPGARKVVVATNIAETSLTIDGIIYVIDPGFCKQKSYNARTGMESLIVTPCSRASANQRAGRAGRVAAGKCFRLYTAWAFKHEMEETTVPEIQRTNLGNVVLLLKSLGINDLIHFDFMDPPPHETLVLALEQLYALGALNHLGELTKLGRRMAELPVDPMLSKMILASEQYKCSEEVLTIAAMLSVNNSIFYRPKDKVVHADNARMNFVVPGGDHLVLLNVYTQWVESGYSTQWCYENFIQFRSMRRARDVRDQLEGLMERIEVEVVSCSGDNVPIRKAVTAGYFYHTARLSKGGYRTVKHQQTVFVHPNSSLFEEQPRWLIYHELVFTTKEFMRQVIEIDSGWLLEVAPHYYKSKELEDSSSKKMPRKQGKAREELG; encoded by the exons ATGGCCCAGCTAGAGCAGTGGGTGAACGACCGTCTCCATGACATCCTCGGCCTGAGCGACAGATACGTCTCCCAGTTCATGATTGGCATCGCTCGCAAAGCGTCCAGCCCGGAGGACCTGGTGAGCCGCCTGGAGCAGACGGGAACAATCGACATCGACCAGAGCGTCTCGGCCTTCGCAAAGGAACTGTTTGAAAAA ATTCCCCGTCAGCAGGTTGTTGAGAAGCCGTCCAAAGCCCTGGAACGCCAGGCCATAGAAATGGACCGGAAGAACCGGACCTACACGCTGCTGGAGGACAGCGACAGCGGCGAAGAGGCGGCGGCTGACAAACAGAgaggcaagaagaagaaagacaagGACAGAGGAAGCAAGAGGAAGAACATCAGACAGAAGAAAGCCAGCGAGTCGTCGAGCGACGATGAAACGCAGAAGAG GGGCGGTTCTGTCCTGGAGGACCACAGATCtgtgaagaaagaagaagaagaagaggagtgggagaaggaggagagggagcGACTGCTGGACATCGAGGAGAGAGACGCCTTCGCTCAGAGAGTCAggcagaaagacaaagaaaagacGCGGAACATCGCTGAGCGAACGGATAAAAAG GCCTATGAAGAAGCTCAGAAACGACTGAAGATGGCTGAAGACGATCAGAGGAACATG TTGCCGGAGCTGAGGAAGCGTTCCCGTTGGGAATATCTGAagaaaagagaggaggagaagctggaggaCCTGGAGGCGGAGATCGTAGACGAGGAGTATCTGttctccaaggaggagctgacGGAGCGCGAGAGGCGGGAGCTGGAGTACAAGCGGACCCTCCGGGATCTGGCCAAAGACTACAAGCAGGCTGGGGCcaaggagcaggaggagaggaagaaccGATACTACATGCCTGAGGAGAGGAGGAGCAAG GACGTCCCCCAGAGGGATCTGGAGCTGGACGAGGCCCCCATGGAGCTGGGGGGGGAGCAGGGCCGCTGGGAGGAGGAGCGGCTGAAGACGGCCTCCCTCAGCTTCGGAGCCAGGAAGGAGCGCGAGCTGGGCCTGAAGCAGGAGCAGGACCGGTaccagctggttctggaggaggaggagatgatcGACTTCGTCAGCACGGCCATCACCATGAAGGGGACACGCTCCGACAAG GACGAGGCGGAGCCGGCGCTGTCGCAGGCCGAGCTGAAGAAGCGCTCCATGCAGGAGGTGCGGCGCAGCCTGCCCATCTTCCCCTACAGGGAGGACCTGCTGGCCGCCATCACTGAGCACCAGATCCTGGTCATAGAGGGGGAGACGGGCTCCGGGAAGACCACCCAGATCCCGCAGTACCTGCTGGAGGAC GGCTACACCAAAGGAGGGATGAAGATCGGCTGCACGCAGCCCCGACGGGTGGCGGCCATGTCTGTGGCGTCCCGCGTTGCCGAGGAGATGAGCGTGAAGCTGGGTAACGAG GTGGGGTACAGCATCCGCTTCGAGGACTGCACGTCTGAACGCACCGTGCTGAAGTACATGACGGACGGGATGCTGCTCCGAGAGTTCCTGACTGAACCCGACCTGGCCAGCTACAG TGTGATCATCATCGACGAGGCCCACGAGCGAACGCTCCACACCGACATCCTGTTCGGCCTCATCAAAGACATCGCTCGGTTCCGACCCGACCTGAAGGTTYTGGTGGCCAGTGCCACGCTGGACACGGAGCGATTTTCCTGCTTCTTCGACGAAGCTCCGGTGTTCAGGATTCCCGGCAGGAGATTCCCCGTCGACATTTTCTACACTAAA gctCCGGAGGCGGATTACCTGGATGCTTGTGTGGTTTCAGTGCTGCAGATTCACGTCACCCAGCCTCCCGGAGACATCCTGGTCTTCCTCACCGGACAG GAGGAGATCGAAGCGTGCTGCGAGATGCTGCAGGAGAGATGCAGGCGTCTGGGGTCAAAGATCGCTGAGCTGGTCGTCCTGCCCATCTACGCCAACCTGCCGTCCGACATGCAGGCCAAGATCTTCAGCCCGACTCCTCCTGGAGCCCGGAAG GTGGTGGTGGCCACCAACATCGCAGAAACGTCTCTGACCATAGACGGCATCATCTACGTCATCGACCCCGGCTTCTGCAAACAGAAGAGCTACAACGCGCGCACGGGCATGGAGTCGCTCATCGTCACGCCTTGCTCCAGG gcttcagccaatcagagagcagggCGGGCGGGCAGAGTGGCTGCTGGGAAATGTTTCCGCCTCTACACGGCCTGGGCCTTCAAACACGAGATGGAGGAGACGACGGTCCCTGAGATCCAGAGGACCAACCTGGGCAACGTGGTGCTGCTGCTCAAGAGCTTAG gAATCAACGACCTGATTCACTTTGACTTCATGGACCCGCCCCCCCATGAGAccctggttctggctctggagCAGCTGTACGCGCTGGGAGCCCTCAACCACCTGGGGGAGCTCACCAAG CTGGGTCGCAGGATGGCCGAGTTACCGGTGGATCCCATGCTGAGTAAAATGATCCTGGCCTCAGAGCA GTACAAGTGTTCAGAGGAAGTGCTGACCATCGCCGCCATGCTGTCGGTGAACAACTCCATCTTCTACCGGCCCAAAGACAAGGTGGTGCACGCCGACAACGCCAGGATGAACTTTGTGGTTCCGGGCGGAGACCACCTGGTGCTGCTCAACGTCTACACACAG TGGGTGGAGAGCGGCTACTCCACCCAGTGGTGCTACGAGAACTTCATCCAGTTCCGCTCCATGAGGCGAGCCCGGGACGTCCGGGACCAGCTGGAGGGTCTGATGGAGCGTATCGAGGTGGAGGTGGTCAGCTGCAGCGGGGACAACGTCCCCATCCGTAAG